AAGCAGTCGGATGAAGATGTCGGCCGGATCTACGACATGATGGCGAGAGGCAACCAGCTGGAACGGGTGCCTTACGTCCTCGCAGCCGCCATCAAATCGATTACGGACCAGGCCAATTCGGAGGCCGCGACGCAGTTGAAGTCGTTCGATCCGCATAAGGTCGTGGACAACAGCGTCGTCGACAAGCTGGTAAAAGAAGGGTTCTTCGAGAAGACCTTTGGGCCGGGTATCAAAAGCGAGGAAGACCGGAAGAGCAAGGCGGCATACAGATAGAGAAGAAGAAACCGCAAAAAGCGCAAGAAGCGCATGTGCCTTTTGCACCTCTTGTGGTTTCTCCCTGATTTCGAATGGTTAAGCTACAGATCGATCACCTCACGAAACACTACTGGCTGGAGCGCGAAGATCGCGAGGTCCTTGCGCTATCCGATGTGTCTTTCTCGGTGGAAGACGGCGAGTTCATGGCGATTGTCGGGCCGAGCGGCTGCGGCAAGACGTCGATGATGAACATCGTTGCCGGGTTGCTTCCTTATGAAGAAGGCAATGTCGCCATCGACGGGAAACGCGTGGATGGTCCGGGGATTGACCGGGCGGTGGTTTTTCAGCACGCCAGCCTGCTGCCGTGGCGCACGATCGCCGGCAATGTGCGATACGGCATGGAGCTTCAGCGGCGTTTCGACGAAAACGCCATGCAGGAGCGCACCGAATACTTCATCAAGCTGGTCGGACTTTCAGGATTCGAACGGCACTATCCTTCGGAACTCTCCGGCGGAATGCAGCAGCGCGTGAATCTGGCGAGAGCTCTTGCGGCCGATCCTGTGGTTCTGCTGATGGACGAGCCGTTCGCCGCGCTCGATGCGCAGACCCGCGAGTTCATGCAGTCCGAACTCTTGAAGATCTGGTCGAAAGCCAGGAAAACGGTTCTCTTCATTACGCATCAGATCAACGAGGCCATCTACCTCGCCGACCGCGTCGTGGTCATGAGCGCGCGCCCCGGCCGGGTTAAAGATGTTTTCGACGTGCCGTTTGCGCGCCCGCGAAATCTGAGCCTGAAGCGCGACCCGAGATTCCTGGAGCTGGAGGATTCCGTCTGGAAACTGATTGAGGAAGAATCGGATCGTCTCGGAATGGCGGCCGCGATATGAAAACCGAGACGACGCTCGCCCGGCCGCATGTCGAAAAATCCGAACCGTCGGGGCGCCCGCGCCAGACATTTTACCAGCAGCATGAAGGCGCGATTCTGGGCGGCACTGCGGTTCTGCTTGCGATCGGCATCTGGCAGGCGATCTGGTCGTACACCACCTGGATTTCACCGCTGTTCTTCAGCGGCCCGTCCGCGATCGCGAAGGCATTCTGGATCGCGCTGACCAAGGGAACTCTACTCGCGGATCTCGCGTTCAGCGGCAAGAATTTTGCGATCGGCTTCAGCTGCGCGCTGGTGAGCGGTGTCGTTCTGGGCGTGATGATCGGCTGGTACCGGCGTTTCCGGCTGATCGCGGATCCTTTCGTCAACGCGCTGTACGCGGCGCCGCGCATCGCGCTGATGCCTCTGATCATCATCTGGTTCGGCATCGGCATGTGGTCGAAGGTCTTCATCGTTTTTCTTTCCGCCTTCTTTCCGATCCTGATCAACACCGTGGCGGGCATCCGCAACATGGATCGCGATCTGCTCCGGGCGGCTCGCGCGTTCTGTGCATCGGATTGGCAGATTTTCAAGACCCTTGCGATCCCGGGGGCGGTGCCCTTCATTCTGACGGGCGTCCGCCAGGGTGTCGCGGTCGGCTTGATCGGTGTCGTCGTGGGCGAAATGCTCGGTTCGAGCGAAGGTATCGGCTTCATGGTCGCGTACGGCGGTCAGACGTTCCAGACCGACACATTGTTCGTCGGATTCATCATCATTGCGTTTGCCGGTGTCATTCTCACTTCTCTCGCGGAGCGGCTCGAGCGGCGGTTTTCGCGCTGGCGCCCGGAACGGTAGCGGAGGATATTTCCAATGGCTGAAATCGTACTTGGCATCGGGACGTCGCACGGGCCGCTGCTGTCGACACCTCCCGACCAGTGGGATCTGCGCGCGAAAGCGGACCGCGCCAACAAGCAGCATTTCTATCGAGGAAAGGCGTACGACTTCGAGTCGCTTTTGAACGAACGGGCCCCGGGCTTCGGTAAAGAGATCGGACTGGAGACGCGCCGCGAACGCTTCGAACGCTGCCAGCGCGCGTTGGACGCCGTTGGAAGGAAGTTCAGAGAGGCCGCGCCCGAAGCCTTCGTCATTGTGGGCAATGACCAGCGCGAGATTTTCACTCAGGATCTCACGCCCGCCATTACGGTGTTTCGCGGAGCCACGATCGAGAACATTCCGGATCACAAACCCGAGGTCAGTCCCGGCCTGAAAATCGCTGAAGCGGGGAACTGCCCGCCGCAGGGGGCGTCGTATCCGGGAGCGCAGGGCCTCGCGGACCACATCATCAATACGCTGGTCGCGGATGATTTCGACCCTGCGCAGGCCACGGCACTGCCAAAGGAGAGCGCTCGTCTCGGGATTCCGCATGCCTACGGCTTCGTTTATCACCGCGTGCTTGGCGATGCTCCGCCGCCCAGCGTGCCGGTCATCTTCAATGTTCATTACGAACCGAACCGGCCGTCGATCCGCCGCTGTCTGGCGTTGGGTCATGCCTTGCGCCGGGCTATCCAAAGCTGGACCGGACACAAGCGCGTGGCGCTCGTGGCTTCCGGCGGGCTGACGCATTTTGTCATCGATGAGGAGTTCGATCAGAGCGTGCTGAGCGCGATGGAACGGGGAGACGAAGATGCGCTGTCGCGTTTGCCCGAAAGCTATTTCCGTGTCGGCACCGCGGAAATCAAAAACTGGCTGCCTGTGATTGCCGCGATGACCGCGGAAGGGAAGCGCTTCCACAAAATTGACTACGTGCCTTGCTACCGGTCCGAGGCCGGTACCGGAAACGCGATGGCATTTGTGTACTGGGAATAAGAATGGACACCGTTGCTCGTTTGACTCGTCTCGATACCTGCGCCGTTTCCGACGCGATGGACAAACTCGGTTTGCGCGGCGCCGTCATTGGAATTCACCAGTATTCGACTCAGCGGAAGATCGCGGGCCGCGTCCTCACGGTCAAGCTCGGCATCGATGACGGCAGGCCCATAGCGCACAAACACCTCAGCACGACGGCCATTGAGATGGCGAATCCCGGCGACGTCATTGTCGTGGAACAGCGGAGCGGAATGGATGCTGCGGCCTGGGGCGGAAATCTGTCGCTCGGCGCCAAAGTGCGGGGCGTCGCGGGAGTGATCTGCGAAGGGCCCGCGCGGGACATCGACGAGAGCCGCCAGCACGATTTTCCCGTCTATGCCCGCGATCATACGTGCACCACGGCGCGCGGCCGCCTGGTGGAGACTGCGACGAATGAGAACATCACAGTCGGAACCGTTCTCGTCAGCGCAGGTGATTATGTGATCGCCGATGCCAGCGCCGTCGTCTTCATTCGAGCGGAGGACATCGGCCGCGTTCTCGATGCCGCTGAAAAGATCGTCGAAAAGGAAAAGCTCATTGCGGAAGCGATCCGGTCCGGCACACCGATCGGGCAGGTCATGGGCGCCGATTACGAAAGCATGTTGAAGAGGTAATTCGTGGATCCAAATGTAGAACGCGCAGCGAAACTCGATACGACTGCATTAAGTGACGCGCTGGACCGTCTGGGGATTCCCGGACAATGCCTGAACATCAAGCCGCTCGATCCTCGATTCCGCCTGGCGGGCCGCGCCTACACTTTGCTGTATGGTCCTGCCGGTATACCTCCGGGTACGGTTGGCGATTTCATTGATGAGGTTCCCGAAGGCAGCGTGATTGTTATCGATAACGGCGGCCGGGAGAACGCGACCGTCTGGGGAGACATTCTGACGATGGTCGCGCATCGCAGAAAGATTGCCGGGACCGTGATCGATGGCGCCTGCCGCGACACTCATCTGGCCCGCGAAATCGGGTATTCCATGTTCAGCCGGAGCTATTCGATGCGAACCGGCAAAGACCGCGTTCAGCTCGAAACCGTCAACGGCCCTGTGAATATCGGCGACGCCCGGGTGGACGCGGGCGACATCCTTCGCGGCGACGCGGACGGAGTGATCGCCATTCCGAAAGCGCACGAAAACCAAGTCCTGACTGTTGCTGAGGAAATCGACGCGACGGAGGAAAAGATTCGTCGTGCCGTTCTCAGCGGCATGACGCTCTCGGAAGCGCGCCGGCAGCATAAATACCACCAGCTTCAAAGCAAAACATAGTAAGCCGCGGATGACGCGCCCATCTGCGTCATCCGCGGTATTTGCGGCCTATTTCTTCTTTTTCTTGTACTTGTCGAAGAAATCGAACGTTTCTGGCAGCACCTTCGTCCATGCTTCTATGTGCGTTCCGCCCGGAACGCCGAGGAACGTCGCATTGACACCGGCTTTCTTCGCCAGCTCGACCATTTCCTCCGATGTTTTGTAGTCCATCGTCGTGTCCGCGTCACCGTGAATCGCCAGAACCGGAATGTTCTTCAGCCGCTCATACGGAAACTCGGTCGGCGTCAGAGGACCGGCGCTGGGTGAAATCGCTGTCCAGCGCTCGGGATATTTCTCGGCGATATACCAGACCGCGCCGCCGCCCGAGGAGTTGCCCATCAGGTAAGTGCGGTTGGGATCGGAGTTGTATTCCTTTGCGACGAGGTCAGTGACATAAAGAATGTCCTGCTCGGCTCTCAGCTTGTCCTCGGCCGTCGCCGGAGCCTGTGGAGCGCGCGGCCCGCCGCCTGCTCTTCCGCTGCCACCACCGGCACGAGCGCCGCTGCCGCTTCCTCTGCCGCTTCCTCTGCCGCCGCCACCACCAGCACCACCGCCGGCGCGCGGCTGACGGGGAGCCGGGACCATTTTGAAGGGGTTGTTGTAACCGCCGTCCACTGCGGTCGCGCTGGCTTTGTAACCGGTGATCGCGGCGACGATATACCCGCGTTCTTCAGCAAGTTTGCCGAGTGCGCCGTCGCCGCGCACGAACGGAGCGTCCGAGGGCTGGCCGGCTCCGTGCGTCACGATGACCAGCGGTAACTTCGTGTTCTTGTTCCACTTCATCGGAACATAGAGATGGTAGGGAATTTTCTCATCGGTACCGGGGAATACATAGGTTCGCTTCTGGTCACCCTTCGCCTGGTACTGGGGATCCTTCTTATCCGGCTGGGGCGCTTGCGCGCTCAACAGTCCGGCAGGCAGCACGAGCGCTGCAATCAACATCAAAAAAAATCTCTTTGGCATTCTCATCACCCTTGATTCGGACAATTTATAAGTAAAGTTCCGACTGATATTTATATGATTCTGCGGCATTTGTCCAGAGGGGCAGAATATACCCCAAAAGTGATCTGTCCCCTTTTTTCCTTTTCGTGACGTTTTTTGACACGCACTACTTGCCGAGCAAATCGTGGAGGCGTTTGGCGAAGCCGTCGACGTTGCTTCTGGTGATGACCATCGTCGGGATGATGATCTGCTTATTGTCGGGAATGAACGACTTGTCACCCTTGAGCGCCCGGGTCATCAGCGTGATGGCTTGATAGCCGAACTCGAACGGCTGCTGCACGATGGTTCCGTATATGGAGCCATCCTGAATTCCCGCGATCGTTTCATCCGCTTCGTCGAACGCAACGATTTTGACCTGGCCGGTCTTTCTGGCGTCTTTGACCGCGTTCAGGATGGCGGGACCGTTGTAACTCCAGAGCCCGACGAGGGCTTTGATATCGGGATATTTCACCAGGGTATCGGCCGCGTTGGATTTTGCGCGCACGCTGTCGACGTCGTCGGTCCGCGTATCGATGATTTTAATTCTGGAATCCTGCAACACGTCTTTGATGCCCTGAATGCGATCTTGCGCGTTTCGCGCGTCGAGCTTTCCGACAAAGAGCATGATCTTTCCGCCGTCCGGCAGCGCTTCTTTGATGAGTTGTCCGGCCTGGCGGCCGGCAGCTATGTTGTCGGTGCCGACGTAGCAGGTACGTTCGCTGTTGGGGGCGTCGCTGTCCTGTGTAAAGACGAGGGCGTGCTTGGCAACATCGTTCAAAAGGGCGGTCTGGTTTTGTGGATCGACAAGGGAGATGGCGATGCCGTCGACGCCTTTCGTCATGAGATCGTCGATGATGCGCTTCTGGTCGGCGGCTGTTCCGTCGGACGTGATTCGGAATTCGGCCGAGACGTCGCTCAATTCCGCATCGGCCTTTTCCACTCCGCGCCTCGCCATCGTCCAGAAGTCGGCGGAGTTATTCGTTACAAATGCGAGTTTCAGTTGCTTTCCGGCCTTGCCATCGCCGCCCGCCTGCGATTTCGAACCGCAGCCCGCTGCCAGCAGAATTGCGGGAATCAGAATAATGAGTGCCTTCTTCATTGGCGGCATTCTCCTCGTTATAGCTGCAGGCGGGCAACGCCAAACCGCGATGCACCGGGCGAAGATCCCGAAAAAACGTAGGGCCGGTAGCCCGTCGCCGACCTGTATTGTTCCACGATCTCTTGAATCGCCTGTTCCGAATCTTTCTCTCCGATCACCGCCACCGTTCCTCCGCAACCGCCGCCGGTAATTCGGGCTCCATAGAGTCCGGCCGCCGGGCCAGCCGCGCGGACGAGGTCGACAAGCAAGTCCGTGCCTTTTGAACCGAGTCCGCACGCGCGATAGCTGTTGTGCGATTGGAACATCAATGCACCCAGCCGGCCGAATATTGCGTGATCCGGCGGGGCAAGCAGCAGTTCGCGGAATTCTCGAACGCGGGCATGCTCATATACAGGGTGTGCTGCCGGATGCCGGACCTTATAAACTCTCGAAGGCTCCACTGTCGTAATGCGGTCCGCCGTGCCGCCATATCGCCTCAGAAACTCTTCGCCGGAAATCTCTTCGGGCAGACGTTGACGGTGTCCACGTTCGAATTCCTCGACGGAGATATTGGCTAGATATCCATTTGCAGCGTCATCACACGCGATGATGCGAAAACCCATAAAAGCACCGCAACGCACGGAGCCATAGTCGGAACCGCTGACGGCGTGACGCTCGCCGGAGTCCAGGCCCCAGAATCGAATCCCACTCGAAACTTTCACCGGCGGCTGAAGGTCTGCGGGCTGGCAGAGGAGCGCCAGCAGCGAGTCTTCTTCGCCGCAGGCCGACGTCATCTGATCCATCACGCCGCATGGCGCACCGGCAACCAGATTCTCCGCCATCTGACAAAGCAACGCCATTCGGTGTGGCGGCAGGTCGATGCCGAATGCGCCGCGAACGGCTTGCATCACGGCAACTTCGAGCGCGGCCGAGGACGCGACGCCTTTCGCTTCCGGTACGTTCGAGGAGATCAGAACTTTTGCGCCGCCATTGAGTGAGACGCCGCACTCCCGCATGAGGACCAGGAAAATGCCGGCGACGTATGCCTTCCATCCATCGTTGGGAGAGCCGGCAAATCGCTCTCGCGCCTCCGCATATTCGATCGGCTCCAGTTTTATGACGCATCTGCGGACCGGATCACCCAGACTGACGACTTCCAGTTGCTTCCCGCCCATTGGTTGCGCCGCCGCAAACGTCGCCTCCGCGATAGGCTGCTGCAGCACGAGAGACCCGGAATAGTCCGCGATGCCCCCCATGACATCGAGACGTCCGGGCGCCCGCGCAACAAAGACGTCCCGGCCTCGCTCGAAGAAACCGGCGGATTTCGCGATGTCTATAAATTGCTCGAGATTCACGGTTCGGTTGTCTCCCGGTTCATTCACACATTAGATAGCCCGCGCCTACAGGCCTCGTTTCCTCAGCGCAGCCTCCAGCAGGGGCTGGATTTGATCGTGGATCGAGGCGTTCGCATATCCGGCCCAGGCCACATCCGTCATGACATCGAGCGGTGCTCGAAGCGCTGCGCCCTTCGGATCGGTGACGATCACGCCCGCTTCGCGCGCAATCAGCGCGGAGCAAAGATCGTAGGGATGGCAACAGATGCCGAGCCGCCGCCCACGCCGGGCAGCGATCTGCTCCATCAAAGGACGCAGATCGGCGACGAAGCGGTCATGGCCCATGATCAATTCATAAAGCTGTCCACCAGTCGAAATGTACTGATCCTCGAAGCAGTGCGCCTTACCGGGCTGTAACGGGCCGAGGGCGCCGGTTACGATTTCTTCATCGATCGCGGCAAGTTCATCGCGTAC
This window of the Terriglobia bacterium genome carries:
- a CDS encoding sugar-binding protein; the encoded protein is MKKALIILIPAILLAAGCGSKSQAGGDGKAGKQLKLAFVTNNSADFWTMARRGVEKADAELSDVSAEFRITSDGTAADQKRIIDDLMTKGVDGIAISLVDPQNQTALLNDVAKHALVFTQDSDAPNSERTCYVGTDNIAAGRQAGQLIKEALPDGGKIMLFVGKLDARNAQDRIQGIKDVLQDSRIKIIDTRTDDVDSVRAKSNAADTLVKYPDIKALVGLWSYNGPAILNAVKDARKTGQVKIVAFDEADETIAGIQDGSIYGTIVQQPFEFGYQAITLMTRALKGDKSFIPDNKQIIIPTMVITRSNVDGFAKRLHDLLGK
- a CDS encoding RraA family protein; amino-acid sequence: MDTVARLTRLDTCAVSDAMDKLGLRGAVIGIHQYSTQRKIAGRVLTVKLGIDDGRPIAHKHLSTTAIEMANPGDVIVVEQRSGMDAAAWGGNLSLGAKVRGVAGVICEGPARDIDESRQHDFPVYARDHTCTTARGRLVETATNENITVGTVLVSAGDYVIADASAVVFIRAEDIGRVLDAAEKIVEKEKLIAEAIRSGTPIGQVMGADYESMLKR
- a CDS encoding protocatechuate 3,4-dioxygenase (extradiol catechol dioxygenase that catalyzes the oxidative cleavage of substituted catechols; part of the bacterial aromatic compound degradation pathway), with the translated sequence MAEIVLGIGTSHGPLLSTPPDQWDLRAKADRANKQHFYRGKAYDFESLLNERAPGFGKEIGLETRRERFERCQRALDAVGRKFREAAPEAFVIVGNDQREIFTQDLTPAITVFRGATIENIPDHKPEVSPGLKIAEAGNCPPQGASYPGAQGLADHIINTLVADDFDPAQATALPKESARLGIPHAYGFVYHRVLGDAPPPSVPVIFNVHYEPNRPSIRRCLALGHALRRAIQSWTGHKRVALVASGGLTHFVIDEEFDQSVLSAMERGDEDALSRLPESYFRVGTAEIKNWLPVIAAMTAEGKRFHKIDYVPCYRSEAGTGNAMAFVYWE
- a CDS encoding ABC transporter permease, with the translated sequence MKTETTLARPHVEKSEPSGRPRQTFYQQHEGAILGGTAVLLAIGIWQAIWSYTTWISPLFFSGPSAIAKAFWIALTKGTLLADLAFSGKNFAIGFSCALVSGVVLGVMIGWYRRFRLIADPFVNALYAAPRIALMPLIIIWFGIGMWSKVFIVFLSAFFPILINTVAGIRNMDRDLLRAARAFCASDWQIFKTLAIPGAVPFILTGVRQGVAVGLIGVVVGEMLGSSEGIGFMVAYGGQTFQTDTLFVGFIIIAFAGVILTSLAERLERRFSRWRPER
- a CDS encoding RraA family protein yields the protein MDPNVERAAKLDTTALSDALDRLGIPGQCLNIKPLDPRFRLAGRAYTLLYGPAGIPPGTVGDFIDEVPEGSVIVIDNGGRENATVWGDILTMVAHRRKIAGTVIDGACRDTHLAREIGYSMFSRSYSMRTGKDRVQLETVNGPVNIGDARVDAGDILRGDADGVIAIPKAHENQVLTVAEEIDATEEKIRRAVLSGMTLSEARRQHKYHQLQSKT
- a CDS encoding ABC transporter ATP-binding protein; protein product: MVKLQIDHLTKHYWLEREDREVLALSDVSFSVEDGEFMAIVGPSGCGKTSMMNIVAGLLPYEEGNVAIDGKRVDGPGIDRAVVFQHASLLPWRTIAGNVRYGMELQRRFDENAMQERTEYFIKLVGLSGFERHYPSELSGGMQQRVNLARALAADPVVLLMDEPFAALDAQTREFMQSELLKIWSKARKTVLFITHQINEAIYLADRVVVMSARPGRVKDVFDVPFARPRNLSLKRDPRFLELEDSVWKLIEEESDRLGMAAAI
- a CDS encoding galactokinase family protein; its protein translation is MNLEQFIDIAKSAGFFERGRDVFVARAPGRLDVMGGIADYSGSLVLQQPIAEATFAAAQPMGGKQLEVVSLGDPVRRCVIKLEPIEYAEARERFAGSPNDGWKAYVAGIFLVLMRECGVSLNGGAKVLISSNVPEAKGVASSAALEVAVMQAVRGAFGIDLPPHRMALLCQMAENLVAGAPCGVMDQMTSACGEEDSLLALLCQPADLQPPVKVSSGIRFWGLDSGERHAVSGSDYGSVRCGAFMGFRIIACDDAANGYLANISVEEFERGHRQRLPEEISGEEFLRRYGGTADRITTVEPSRVYKVRHPAAHPVYEHARVREFRELLLAPPDHAIFGRLGALMFQSHNSYRACGLGSKGTDLLVDLVRAAGPAAGLYGARITGGGCGGTVAVIGEKDSEQAIQEIVEQYRSATGYRPYVFSGSSPGASRFGVARLQL